The genome window GAAGCTTAGCACGTAGGTGAGGCAGATATGAAAACGTTTGAGACGATAGATCACCATCGAACCGATGATCCATACCACAATCATGGGGAGCAGTCCGTTGCTGAACTGATTCATCAAAGTTGAAACGGCGTTGGGCACAATGAAGAGGGTGGCCACAATGCCGAGATTGGAGGGGTTCCAAAGGTGACGTCCATTCACTCGAATGGCATATTTAGAGGTAATGGAGATGGCACTGCAGAGCATATAGGGCCAAATGAAGTCTGAACGCAGCAGAATGCCCACGCTAATGCCGCTGACATAGGCGCTGGCAAGATGAGGCCATTTGCCATAGGTGAGGCGCCCTAGAACTAGCTCGGTCGCCATACTGGTGAGGATGGCGGCCAGTGTATAGAACGGGTTCACAAGAACACGCGCGGAGAGCTGTGCCATCAGCAGGATGAAGGTAACGAGCAGAGGCGCAATATAACGCGGATCGATTCGCAAAGCGAGGCCCTTGGGTCGCACTCGCTCTGCCGCATTTTTTAATATAGAGAGATTACTCATAGATTAGGGCTCCTTAATGTTATTAATTGCATTGATTCGAAGAGAAGAAGCAGGGAGCGTTTGAATAAGGCCTGAGGGCCATCGGATCATGAGTTTCTCGATTTGAGGCTCCGGGCCAAGGCCAAAATGAAGACGGCGTTGGTTTTCCGCTGCAAATCCACAACCGCCCAGCACAAACTGTAGCTGTTGCTGATGATTCCAGTACAAGGTTACCGCAGCGCCGATAGCGCTGCGATTGCTTCGCGTGCCCTCCAAATGAAACTCAATCCACCTATTTTTGGGGTCCACGGTGTTGCGATAGATCAGCAGAGGGCCTCGTTGATTGGCCACAATCACGTCGAGAGCTCCGTTGTTCCACAGGTCGGCCAAGGCAACGGCTCGTCCATCATAGAGGTCGGTGGCCCCAACTTGCTGAGCCACCTCGGTAAAGTGGCCGGTACCATCGCCAAGCCAGACGCACTTCTTTTCATAGCCGGAGAGGCTTCGACCGTTAAACGGGGGCCAATTAGCCGCATCGGAGATAATGGCGCTATTCGCCCCAGCCACCTTATTGAAATCGTGCCAGTAGCTTTGGTCGCGTTTGCCCGAATAGAAGCCGTTGGTAAGATAGAGATCGAGATAGCCATCGTTATTGAGGTCTCCAAACTGCGCACCAAAGCTCCAGCCACCCATGGCCACCCCCATCTCGGCCCCCATCTCGTCGTACTTAATCGCCTTCCCTGTCGTGCCTGGTTGCGGCACCCACAGGTTATTACCCTGCATCAGCTCACCTGGCTCCGAGATATTGCTGATATAGATGCAGGGTCGTCCCTGATTAAGAATATCGCCAAAGCTTACATTCATACCGCTCTTTGGGCCTTCAGTAAACGAGTAGATGGCGCTTTTGGCAATAGGGATAAACCGTCTCCCGCGGTCGTTATAGAAGAACAGGGAGGCCCCATAGTCGCCGGCGATCACGATATCAGGGTAACCGTTACCGCACAGATCGGCGGCAGCAGCCGCCAGCGCCCAATAGCGCCCTCCTAAACCCATCGGCTCGGTAACGTCCTCAAAACGCCCCCCGCCAAGGTTCTCTAGCAGATACAGGCGGCCTCCATTGCTGCCGTACTCGAAGTTGTTGGTCATGATCTTCGTGGTGGTGAGGTGAAACAGGTCTATATCGTCGGGGAAATAGCCGCATAAGAGGAGGTCAATGTTACCGTCGTTGTTATAGTCGAGCCAAATCGCGTTGGAGATGTTGGCCTTTGCAGGTAGCCCACTGCCGGAGGTTACGTTGGTGAAGTGCTTGCCCCCTTCGTTATGAAACAGAAGAGTAGGGCCGCTCCACTTATAGACCAGTAGGTCTTCAAAGCCATCGTTGTCGTAGTCTCCCCACACAGCACCTTGGCAGACGCCGGTTCCAGGCGCGTTGAGATCGCGTAAGCCGACCTCCTCGGTGACGTCGGTAAAGGTGCCGTCGTGGTTATTCCGATAGAGGGCACACTGAGTGCCGACTCCACTGTTGGTTACAAAAATATCCGCCCAACCATCCCGGTCGAAATCCACAATGGAGACGGAAGCTCCGAAGGAGGCCACTTCAGGCATAATGTTGTTCAGTTTCGGATCGAACTGCGGAGCCTGATGCACGAAGTGGATGCCGCACTGTTGCGCGCACTCGGTGAGATAAAAACCGTAGCGTCGCAGCGAATCTTGGGGTGAGAGGGCGCGAGGCAGCTGCATGGAGGCACCTTCCACCGAGACATCTCTCCCCCGACTGCTTAACCAACGTGCTAAGGGAACGCCCCCAACAAGAGCTAAAAACATACCGATGGCCACTCGCCGCGATACGGTTACAGAAGGCTGTTCTTTCACCGGTTCCGAAAGTCCCATAATGATCACCAAAAGAGCAAGCGTTCGCCCTACTTTAAGAGAATAGGAAGGAATAATCCCTCACCGATATTGTACCAAACTTTTTGGAAAAGTGAGAATGAGAGGCATCCCTTTGCTGAAAGGAAAGCAAGGAGTTCGCTCTTGTCTGTTACTCTTCTCTTTTCTTTTTTCAGTTTGGCGAGCCACCTTGCCCTTCATGCCGTTTCTCGTAGCGCTGAGTTGTCTCAACATCATTCTCATAATCTTGGCGCAGACAAGTGTGCTCGATTCCAAGGTCCATTTGGCCTAGTCACGGCGATGACGTTCCACAGGAACGGTAGAAAACACCGAATCGCGCAGCAAGCCGCTATTTGTTGCATAATGAACATATCCTACTGACGCAATGTCGAGGAGGTCTCGGTTGCACGATAGTGGCGATTCGCACAGTCGGGCAAAATCGGTTTTGGTTATCGGTGGAGGGGTAGCTGGCATCGCGGCCTCCGTTGTTCTGGCCGATGCCGGTTTTCGCGTGCTGCTGCTGGAAAAACGCCCGTTGTTGGGAGGTAGAGCCTCCTCCTTCGTAGACCCCATTGTGGGCGAACGGGTAGATGAGTGCCAGCACGGCACTATGCGATGCTGCACGAATCTGGCCGATCTCCTCGAACGCCTTGGAGTGCATCAACAGATAGACTACTGCGACACACTGGAGTTTCTGGAGCCGAACGGCAGACGCTCCGTTCTACGCGGCAGCCCGCTTCCAGCCCCGCTGCACACGTTGCCCTCCTTCCTTCGGTTTCGTGCGCTCTCTCTACGCGATAAGCTGGGCATTTCTTATGCCCTTCTAAAAATCCTGGGCACGAACCCGCATCGCCCGCTGTGGGAGCAACAGAGCTTTGCCGCATGGCTTACTTCGACTCACCAGACCCCAACCGCTATTCGGCGGTTCTGGCGCCCCATTCTCGTGAGCGCCTGCAATGAGGAGCTAGAGCGCATCTCCTGTGCTCATGCCTTCTTCCTTTTTCAGACAGGGTTTTTGGCACATCCTAAGGCGTTTCATTTTGGCATTCCCAAAGTTCCTCTAGCCTCACTTTATACCGAGCCGACGCTAGACTACCTTCGCCAGCGAGGTGGCTGCGTGCGCACGAAGACCACCGTCAAAAGCATAGAGGTCGAAGGCCAGCGCGTTAAAGAAGTTGTACTAGCCGACGGTGAACGCTTGTGTGCCGACTGGTACGTTTCGGCAGTTCAGTGCGACCAGCTAGGGCATCTGCTTCCTAGGGATGTTATTGACAGCGATACCTACTGGCAGAAGGTGCTACAGATTCCCCTCGTGCCCATCTTAGGAGCGCATTTTTGGTTTGATCGGCCCATCGCCTGCCCGAAAGCCGTTGCCGTGCTCGATCGGCGCATCGAGTGGATTTTTCATCGCTCGCACAATCTCGGCAAAGACCCCCAAGAAGGCTCTTGCCTTAGCATAGTGATCAGCGCCTCCTATCCTTACGAGACGATGGAGAAGGAGCACTTGAAATCGCTGCTGCTAGAAGACCTCGCCGCCTGCCTGCCAGATGTGGCAAAGGCGCAACTTGTGCATTGGACGTTGGTGCGTTGGCCCAAAGCCACCCTCTCACCAGCACCAGGGATAGAGGCTCTGCGCCCCCCCCAAAAAAGCCCCCTTTCCAATCTGGTTGTTGCCGGAGAGTGGACTCAGACCGGTTGGCCCTCCACCATGGAGGGTGCTGCTCGAAGCGGTTATTTAGCAGCACGTATCATTTTAAACCAGGAGGGTTTGCCCTGCTCCCTACCGGTTCCCGACCTGCCCAAAACCGGCTTGGCTAGGTGGCTTCTGCGAGAGAGAACGAAAAGGTGAAGGGCGAATGGGGAACTAAGAAAAGCTGCAACTAGTGTCTCTAGAACCTCTACAACCCCTCCCCGCGCTCATCAAACCGGAATCTGGCAGGGCACCTTCATCTGTTATGACCGCGGGATCGCTCTCTGTGGGGAAGCGGCAAGGAGGGTAAAATCTATCGCGATTTGTTACCCTCTTTTCTCCATAATAGAGGGGGAACCATTCTAATAGCGGCTGAGACAAAGTTCGATCGCTATACGGTATTTAAAACGGCACCCTATCGTCAGAATGGGAGGAGGATATGCCTCACAATCGTAAAGCGCAAAGAGGCGTACGTCGAAAAGTTATTTTGTGGCTTTTTGCTGCCCTACTTTTTGTAGGGAGCTTTGCAGGTGGCGAGCCTCTTTTGGCACGCCTCTACCAGCTGTATAACGATCGCTCCCTCGCCGTCGCCATCGAACGCGGCGATAATGCCATGCTCCTTCGCCTTCTAAACGCTGGTGCCGACCCCAATTTTCCTCTTGATTATGAGAACCCTAAGCCTACGCCGGCCACCTACTTAAAAAACGCATTGCACGGGCCTTTGCGTGCCCCACGCGTTCCCGTTACGACGCCACTTATGTTGGCTGTTATCCATAAACGCCCCGACATGGTGGAGGAGCTGCTAGCACACGGCGCCTTCGTAGATGCGCGTGACGAATATCGCTTTACCCCACTGTTCATGGCCTTGTCGCTGCATCAACATGCCATCGTACGCCTGTTGCTCGTACATGGGGCCGACCCCAACGCTCAAAACGATCTGGATATTCCCCCTATCGCATGGGCCATTGAGGTAGGAGATAGCGATGACGTTCCCCTTCTGCTGTCTCACGGTGCAAACCCAAACGCGTTGGATATGGATGGTCGTCCAGTGCTATACTTGGCCACTCTCTTGAAGGACAAAAAGTCTATCCAAGCCCTTCTCCATTACAACGCGATCCCAAGTCTCTCATTCCACGGATGGACTGTTCTTGACCTCGTGCGTCATCGAGGGGATCGCGAGTTGCAGCAACTTTTCGCGCCTTTTCTCCAGACAGAGAAGGGAGCGATGTTTCAAGGCTAGCGCTAGATGGCGGGCTACCGTACTCTCCTATTCATTGCCGACGGACAAAGGATGGCCTCTAGTCTGCAAGCAGCTGCATGAGGAGGGTGTCGGTGAGGAGGGGGATGTTGGCGTTGAAATCGAGTCGCCGACGGGCTAAAAGAATGGCGGCGATGGCGTGTTGCCAACGTTGTGGGGAGGCTTTCTGGGCGATGTGGGCCAGAGCAGAGCGCCGATGAACATTTACGATGGCCGCCTCTGGGCCACATGTGGACAACAGGAAGAGATCACGATAGAAGATAACCATCAAATCGAAAAGAGCGGCAAACTGGCGCCGTGCGGCCTGCTCTCGTTGAACGCTTGGCTCACCCTCCTCCGATTCCGAGTTGGCTGCCTCCTCCTCAAAGAAGGACTTCAGCTCACCGGCAAGCCGCCGCATCTGTTCGCCGAGTCGAAGAGCGCGTCCTTTAGGTGCCACAGCGATCATCTCGATCAGTTCAAACACGTTCTCTATTTCCCGAAGCGCTTGTGGGTTGCTTGCGAGCCGTATCCCTTGTCCGATGCGTCCCTCCGATATCGCCGCAACTTGGTAGGCCTGAGCTGGCTCTAGCGCAAAGCGTTGTCTGAGGTAGTCGGCCAGAGCGGTTTGCGGGAGGGGAAGCAACCGCAGCACCTGACTACGCGAAACGATAGTGGGCAAAACGCGTGATGGATGGGGTGCGGTGAGTATAAAGAGTGCGTAGGGAGGCGGCTCCTCTAGCACTTTGAGGAGGCTGTTGGCAGCGGCCTCCGTAAGTCGCTCGACCTGCTCTAAAATGTAGACTCGCTTTCGCCCGATAACTGGGGCAAAGGAGAGCGTATGCGATAAAGCGCCGGGAGGGCGTCCATTGCGATCCCAAAGCTGCCAGATCTGAATCTGCTCACCGGCCGGACGAATCGTAAGGATCTCGGGGTGAGAGCCGGCATCGGCATAGCGACAGGAGACGCAGACGCCGCAAGCATCAAGCGGGTCTCTTTGAGGAGTCTGGCAGGCAACCACCTGTGCCAACGTGCGCGCCAAAGTGCCGCGCCCCACACCGGGGCTGCCCACCATCAGCCAAGTACCATGAAAGCGCCCTTGGGTTATTGCCTTGCGTAGCGCGTTTATAGCTGGTTCTTGACCCACAAGATCGGCGAAACGGGGCATATCAACGCAGGTTCCTTGCACCGATATCGCGCCGGTAGTGCATGCCCTCAAAAGAGATGCGCGCAATGCCGCGATAGGCCTGCGCCATCGCCTCGTGAATATCGGCTCCTAGACCGGTAACGCTCAGCACACGCCCCCCATCCGTCACGAGCTGGTCTCCCTCTCTGCGCGTTCCCGCATGAAACACTAAACACCCTTCGGCCTCCGCCTCCTCAATACCGTAAATGGGCTTGCCGGTTTCATAGCTGCCCGGATAGCCTGCGGAGGCCGCCACCACATTGACGGCTGCTCCCTGCTTCCAACATACTTCCACTTGGTCGAGCGTACACTCAACCGCGCCTAGCAGCAGATCTAGCAGATCGCTTTCAAGTAGAGGCAGCACCGCTTGGGTTTCAGGGTCGCCAAATCGGCAGTTAAACTCGATGCACTTTGGTCCTTCCGGTGTCACCATCACTCCGGCATAGAGCGTTCCGCGATAGGGAATGCCAAGCGCGCGAATGGCCTCGATGGCCGGGCGCAAAATGCGTTCTACAGCCTGCTGAGTGAGATCGGGTGGAAGAATGGGCACAGGGCAGACAGCCCCCATGCCGCCGGTGTTAGGGCCTTGATCGTTATCGTAGACCCGCTTATGATCCTGAGAGGGCAGAAGGGGCACAATATGGCTGCCATCGGTAATCGCCATGATGGAGGCCTCTTCCCCAGTAAGGCACTCCTCGATAATCACATGAGCGCCGGCCTCTCCGAAAACCTTCTCTTCCATCAGGCGGTGGACGGCCTCCTCGGCCTCCTGACGCGAGGTGGCAACCGTTACCCCTTTACCCGCAGCAAGGCCATCGGCCTTCACCACGATTCGAGCGTCGGCGCCATGTTGGGCATAGTAATCCGCAATGCGGGCACGCGCCACGGTGGGCGAATCGCACACCCAAAAGGACGCTGTAGGAATGCCGGAGGTCTGCATGAGGCGCTTTGCGAAGGCTTTACTGCCCTCAATGCGAGCGGGGTCTTTTGAGGGGCCGAAAATGGGCAAGCCGCGCGCTTCAAAGAGGTCAACGATCCCGGCTATGAGAGGGGCTTCGGGCCCGACCACGGTCAGCGCCAGCTTCTGAGCGGCCGCAAAGTTGGCTAGGGCTTCGAGGTCGGTGGGTTTTAGAGGAACGCATTCAGCCTGTTGTGCAATGCCAGCATTGCCTGGGGCGCAGTAGATCTTCTCCACGCGCGGACTTTGGGCCAGTTTCCAAACAAGGGCATGTTCGCGTCCCCCACCCCCCACCACTAAGACTTTCATGTTAGGCTATCCCTCCTCAATTTCATGCACCCGGTCAATGTTCACAAAGCGAGTGTACTGCGGCTGGAAACCCACGATCACTTTACCGGTAGGGCCGCTGCGGTGTTTCGCGATGATCAGCTCAGCCTCCTCTTGACGCTCGGCTCCATACGAGCGCGGGCCCTCCTCCTCTTCCTCCTCGCGCATCTTATAGTAGGCTTCACGATAGATGAAGATCACGATATCGGCCTCGGCCTCTATAGAACCGGACTCGCGCAGGTCGGAGAGCAGAGGACGTTTATCAGGGCGCGACTCCACCGCTCTCGAGAGCTGTGAGAGCGCAATAACCGGCACGTCAAGCTCGCGTGCAAGGCTTTTGCACGCGCGGGCGATCTCGGAGATCTCCTGGTTGCGGTTTTCGGTGCGGCGATGCGAGCGCATGAGCTGTAGATAGTCTATCAGCACCAGGCCAAGGCCTCTTTCGGCCTTTAACCGCCGGCATTTTGCGCGGATCTCGATAATGGAGATGTCGGGCGTATCGTCAATAAAGATGGGTGCCTCCGCTAGCCGACTGATTCCCTCGCCCACGCGCTGCCAATCCTCTGGCTGCAGGTTGCCTGTGCGCAAACGATGGGCATCCACACGCGATTCGGAGCAGATAAGACGAGTCACAAGCTGCTCTTTCGACATCTCCAGGCTGAAGATGGCCACCGGCAGGCGCTCTTCTAAAGCGACGTGCTGAGCCAGTTGAAGGCTCAGCGTGGTTTTGCCCATGCCGGGCCTTGCCGCAATAATGATGAGATCGGAGGGCTGTAGACCTGCCGTTTTGTAGTTTAGATCGTCGAAGGGGGTTAGGCGGCCGGTGGGAGCTCCACGGTTTTCGTAGCGCTTCTCAATGCGGTCGAGTTCGGCATTCAAAAGGGGGCGCAACTCGTAGAAATAGCGCCCCATTCGACGCTGCCCCACCTCAAAAATGATCTGCTCTGCCTGATCCACCAGCTCCTCGATGCTCTCGAAATCGCTATAGGCCAGCCCCTGAACCCGTGTTCCAGCATCCAAGAGCCGCCGTAAAACGGCCTTCTCCTCCACGAGGCGGGCATAGTGCTCTACGTTCGCCGCCGTTGCTGGAGCGTCCATGATGTTTTGCAAATAGAGCAGCCCTCCCACCAGATCGAGCTGTTGACGCGATCGGAGTTCATCGGTAAGGGTGACGAGATCTACCGGCTCGTTGCGTTCGGTGAGGGCAAGCATGGCCTCGAAGATAAAGCGATGCGCGTCGCGATAGAAATCGTCGGGCCGAAGGATCTCGGCGGCCCGCTCCACCGCACTACGTTCCAGGAGCATGGATCCGAGAACAGCCTGTTCGGCCTCCAAATTGTTCGGAGGGATGCG of Chthonomonas calidirosea T49 contains these proteins:
- a CDS encoding CRTAC1 family protein, which translates into the protein MGLSEPVKEQPSVTVSRRVAIGMFLALVGGVPLARWLSSRGRDVSVEGASMQLPRALSPQDSLRRYGFYLTECAQQCGIHFVHQAPQFDPKLNNIMPEVASFGASVSIVDFDRDGWADIFVTNSGVGTQCALYRNNHDGTFTDVTEEVGLRDLNAPGTGVCQGAVWGDYDNDGFEDLLVYKWSGPTLLFHNEGGKHFTNVTSGSGLPAKANISNAIWLDYNNDGNIDLLLCGYFPDDIDLFHLTTTKIMTNNFEYGSNGGRLYLLENLGGGRFEDVTEPMGLGGRYWALAAAAADLCGNGYPDIVIAGDYGASLFFYNDRGRRFIPIAKSAIYSFTEGPKSGMNVSFGDILNQGRPCIYISNISEPGELMQGNNLWVPQPGTTGKAIKYDEMGAEMGVAMGGWSFGAQFGDLNNDGYLDLYLTNGFYSGKRDQSYWHDFNKVAGANSAIISDAANWPPFNGRSLSGYEKKCVWLGDGTGHFTEVAQQVGATDLYDGRAVALADLWNNGALDVIVANQRGPLLIYRNTVDPKNRWIEFHLEGTRSNRSAIGAAVTLYWNHQQQLQFVLGGCGFAAENQRRLHFGLGPEPQIEKLMIRWPSGLIQTLPASSLRINAINNIKEP
- the dnaB gene encoding replicative DNA helicase; this encodes MTLDRIPPNNLEAEQAVLGSMLLERSAVERAAEILRPDDFYRDAHRFIFEAMLALTERNEPVDLVTLTDELRSRQQLDLVGGLLYLQNIMDAPATAANVEHYARLVEEKAVLRRLLDAGTRVQGLAYSDFESIEELVDQAEQIIFEVGQRRMGRYFYELRPLLNAELDRIEKRYENRGAPTGRLTPFDDLNYKTAGLQPSDLIIIAARPGMGKTTLSLQLAQHVALEERLPVAIFSLEMSKEQLVTRLICSESRVDAHRLRTGNLQPEDWQRVGEGISRLAEAPIFIDDTPDISIIEIRAKCRRLKAERGLGLVLIDYLQLMRSHRRTENRNQEISEIARACKSLARELDVPVIALSQLSRAVESRPDKRPLLSDLRESGSIEAEADIVIFIYREAYYKMREEEEEEGPRSYGAERQEEAELIIAKHRSGPTGKVIVGFQPQYTRFVNIDRVHEIEEG
- the hpnE gene encoding hydroxysqualene dehydroxylase HpnE, which translates into the protein MHDSGDSHSRAKSVLVIGGGVAGIAASVVLADAGFRVLLLEKRPLLGGRASSFVDPIVGERVDECQHGTMRCCTNLADLLERLGVHQQIDYCDTLEFLEPNGRRSVLRGSPLPAPLHTLPSFLRFRALSLRDKLGISYALLKILGTNPHRPLWEQQSFAAWLTSTHQTPTAIRRFWRPILVSACNEELERISCAHAFFLFQTGFLAHPKAFHFGIPKVPLASLYTEPTLDYLRQRGGCVRTKTTVKSIEVEGQRVKEVVLADGERLCADWYVSAVQCDQLGHLLPRDVIDSDTYWQKVLQIPLVPILGAHFWFDRPIACPKAVAVLDRRIEWIFHRSHNLGKDPQEGSCLSIVISASYPYETMEKEHLKSLLLEDLAACLPDVAKAQLVHWTLVRWPKATLSPAPGIEALRPPQKSPLSNLVVAGEWTQTGWPSTMEGAARSGYLAARIILNQEGLPCSLPVPDLPKTGLARWLLRERTKR
- a CDS encoding ankyrin repeat domain-containing protein, which gives rise to MPHNRKAQRGVRRKVILWLFAALLFVGSFAGGEPLLARLYQLYNDRSLAVAIERGDNAMLLRLLNAGADPNFPLDYENPKPTPATYLKNALHGPLRAPRVPVTTPLMLAVIHKRPDMVEELLAHGAFVDARDEYRFTPLFMALSLHQHAIVRLLLVHGADPNAQNDLDIPPIAWAIEVGDSDDVPLLLSHGANPNALDMDGRPVLYLATLLKDKKSIQALLHYNAIPSLSFHGWTVLDLVRHRGDRELQQLFAPFLQTEKGAMFQG
- a CDS encoding ATP-binding protein — translated: MPRFADLVGQEPAINALRKAITQGRFHGTWLMVGSPGVGRGTLARTLAQVVACQTPQRDPLDACGVCVSCRYADAGSHPEILTIRPAGEQIQIWQLWDRNGRPPGALSHTLSFAPVIGRKRVYILEQVERLTEAAANSLLKVLEEPPPYALFILTAPHPSRVLPTIVSRSQVLRLLPLPQTALADYLRQRFALEPAQAYQVAAISEGRIGQGIRLASNPQALREIENVFELIEMIAVAPKGRALRLGEQMRRLAGELKSFFEEEAANSESEEGEPSVQREQAARRQFAALFDLMVIFYRDLFLLSTCGPEAAIVNVHRRSALAHIAQKASPQRWQHAIAAILLARRRLDFNANIPLLTDTLLMQLLAD
- the purD gene encoding phosphoribosylamine--glycine ligase produces the protein MKVLVVGGGGREHALVWKLAQSPRVEKIYCAPGNAGIAQQAECVPLKPTDLEALANFAAAQKLALTVVGPEAPLIAGIVDLFEARGLPIFGPSKDPARIEGSKAFAKRLMQTSGIPTASFWVCDSPTVARARIADYYAQHGADARIVVKADGLAAGKGVTVATSRQEAEEAVHRLMEEKVFGEAGAHVIIEECLTGEEASIMAITDGSHIVPLLPSQDHKRVYDNDQGPNTGGMGAVCPVPILPPDLTQQAVERILRPAIEAIRALGIPYRGTLYAGVMVTPEGPKCIEFNCRFGDPETQAVLPLLESDLLDLLLGAVECTLDQVEVCWKQGAAVNVVAASAGYPGSYETGKPIYGIEEAEAEGCLVFHAGTRREGDQLVTDGGRVLSVTGLGADIHEAMAQAYRGIARISFEGMHYRRDIGARNLR